A region of uncultured Carboxylicivirga sp. DNA encodes the following proteins:
- a CDS encoding Crp/Fnr family transcriptional regulator, which produces MSRRHLDSIKYYQTIWDYFKELAIKKEISPKVILLREGEVASNIFFIKRGCLREWFNKDGKDITFQFFFENQAVASIDSFINNKPSLFTIESIELSTIYSISKGDFESFVKSNPDLKDQFHKLIFQRFNIYSQLFLSRIKDSPQERYNNLLKTHPEIIKRVPQHYIASYLGITPISLSRIRNRK; this is translated from the coding sequence ATGAGCAGAAGGCATCTTGATAGCATAAAGTATTATCAAACGATTTGGGATTATTTTAAGGAGCTTGCAATTAAAAAGGAAATATCACCCAAAGTTATTTTGCTCAGAGAGGGAGAAGTTGCATCCAATATCTTTTTTATTAAAAGAGGTTGCCTGCGTGAATGGTTTAATAAAGATGGTAAAGACATTACTTTCCAATTCTTTTTTGAGAATCAGGCAGTGGCTTCAATTGATAGTTTTATAAATAACAAACCAAGTCTTTTTACCATAGAAAGCATTGAATTATCAACAATCTATTCTATTTCTAAAGGAGATTTTGAGTCGTTTGTTAAGTCTAATCCTGATTTGAAAGATCAATTTCATAAGTTAATCTTTCAGCGGTTTAATATTTATTCGCAATTATTTCTATCACGAATAAAGGACTCACCTCAAGAACGCTACAATAATTTACTTAAGACTCACCCGGAAATAATCAAACGGGTACCTCAACACTATATCGCATCCTATTTAGGTATTACACCTATCTCTCTTAGCAGGATAAGAAACCGAAAGTGA
- a CDS encoding DUF4405 domain-containing protein, producing MINQLIVNIIIFITGLSTVLSGILIQLNYHIGQNYVMNYGVKIFGLNYKNWTEVHKASVVLFLIFIICHWALHGKWLKTIINKKLFKRNLQVIALSIVFLIVSISGFISWMIFMSKGDEGLRKEIIEIHDKVGVVLSVLLIMHTIKRQQWFFKTLNKLK from the coding sequence ATGATTAATCAACTAATCGTTAATATTATCATATTTATTACCGGACTTTCAACTGTTTTGTCAGGTATATTAATTCAGCTAAATTATCATATAGGTCAAAATTATGTAATGAACTACGGAGTTAAGATTTTTGGCTTAAATTATAAGAATTGGACAGAGGTGCATAAAGCGTCGGTAGTTTTATTTTTAATATTCATCATCTGTCACTGGGCCTTACATGGGAAATGGTTGAAAACAATAATTAATAAAAAACTTTTTAAGAGAAACTTACAGGTTATTGCGTTAAGTATTGTATTCCTGATTGTTTCAATTAGCGGTTTTATTTCCTGGATGATATTTATGAGTAAAGGGGATGAAGGATTGAGAAAAGAAATTATTGAAATACATGATAAAGTTGGTGTTGTTCTTTCGGTATTACTTATCATGCATACAATTAAAAGACAGCAATGGTTCTTTAAAACACTCAATAAGCTTAAGTAG